The Archocentrus centrarchus isolate MPI-CPG fArcCen1 chromosome 3, fArcCen1, whole genome shotgun sequence sequence CAGTAATTACATCGCTCCAAAGTTGAGATGCTTTGGTTAGTTTTTCTTTGATGAACAATAAAAAGCAAATAATTTAGAAAGCCCTAAATGAAAATGCAGGCCACTCTGTGTTTAGCAGTAACCACAGAGTGTGTATTTGCAGAAGCGCTGTTCTTGTAAACAGCGTCGTCAAATGTGGCGACAAGAAGAGTGAATTAACAAGGTAAAACCACTACATTTTCCGAATAGACACCGATGATTCTGAAACTCTCACATGAGTGTGGTTGTtgacagtaaaattaaaaaccatGTAAGTGTATGTGAAAAGGCCTTTAATATCCTGAcagcttaaaaataataaagaataattcaAATCATGGAGGGATTCAGCAGATTGTGGAACCATCTTTAGCAGCAATACTGGAaggaatcattttctgtatgccttcatcagtttctcacatcattgtggaggaattttggcccagtattctgttgtagatttgctgctctgCTTGGAATTGTCCTGTTAAAAgacccagtttgggccaagctttagctgtaaGACAGATGACCTCAtctttgactctagaatactttggtatacagaagagAAGTTTGTGGTTAACtaaatgactgcaaggtgctatggtcctgtggctgcaagaccacatcatcacccctccatcacCGTGCTTCATAGCTGcgatgaggtgtttgtgctgacgtgctgtgtttggttttcaccaaatgtggtgctgtgcattatggccaaacatcttcactttgttccagaagtcttgcagTATGCTcagatgtaactttgcaaacctaaatcatgctgccatgtttagagagaagaggctttctcctgacaagccaaacaagtcatacttattcagttttttttttaaattatactgttatgaactttaacatttaatatgctaactgaggtctgtagagtctgagatggagctcttgggcTTTTTTGCAGCATTGctcggtctgaccttggggtgaatttgctggcaTGTTCACTCCTGGGGAGATTGCAGCATTGTATTCTACTCCAGACCAGCTACAAGCTACATTCATCAACATGCAATactgtgttgtgttgtcttATTCATGGCCAAACAGATCTTGCATTAAAGGGGGTTTTGCATGTAAAATATGTAGACAGGATACAGTTAAACTTGAGCAGTGTGTACAGAACAATTCCTGAAATTAGCATATTTTATTGAGCACATTTACAATGAATTGAGTCAAACCACAGCTTCAGAATGAAATGCTGTTTAAAGACATACAGTACGAGTCTAATGtcagtgctgtttgtttgtgcagAACTCTGAACAAAACAATGGCAAAAACTGTTTGCAACAACTCAACCTTGACACACAATTAGTCAGTCATTAAAACATCAGTAATCCTGGTAGTGAGAATATATGTGGCAGTATATGACAAATATGACACAAATATGTGATGGGAATAGACTTTGACTTTTTCCTTGTTTGTATGACCCACAGCTGATTTGCTGCTTATAAGCTTAAATGAACATCACTGAACCTTTTGGTTCATTTATAAGTCTGTAAGTCTGTCAAGGCACACTGAACAcatgaatttaaatttcatgATTCCCTGTGTCAGCCTAGAAAGTAAAGGTGTCAGTAAATCGAATGATTTTGGGTTTATAGGTTTGCTTGACTGAAGGATCCCCGTAGTTGATTGTCGTGTACTTCGGTCTCTGCTTTGTGTCCTTGTGTTGAATCACAGGTAAAGTTACAGCAGAGACCTGACTGTCTTCAAATGTGTCCTTACTGTCAGCATCTAGCTGAACACTTTGTAGTGTACTTGTACCTTTGCTGTCCACtagttttgcttcttttttcccctcctctgtctctctgtcattTTCTTGCAATTCACCCTCTGCTGAGGTTTCTTTTCTAACTGTAGGAAGGCTGATGCCATTATTCAGGCATGGGTTAGTGTCTTGAAAATTCCCCAGTGTCTTTAACACAGTGCTAAGAGCAGTCAAAGTTGTATTAGGTTGTGTTAGGGAAACTGGATCAATAGGAATGATAGTTTCTGGGGGCGGTGCTGATTGAGAAGAGGGATTAATCTGATCAGCATCTTGTTGATAACCACAACCATAAACACCTGGGATGACATACCTGGGCAACCTGCTTTGAACCGTCATAGGTCTTGGGGGATTTGATTCACCATTATCAATGGTgtcatggtgtgtgtgtatagaaaaTCCTTTCATACTTGGTTTTATATTGCCTTCAGTTATAGCAATGGAGGATCCACCTGCAGCTGACTCACTGAGAGAGTATGGCAGGGCTGGGCTGTCTTCTGTTATCCTCGCTGTCTTGTCCAGGTTTGGGCATTCTGAAGCATCAGGACTGATTTCCTGCAGAAACTGCTCAACACGGGAATCTACACATGTGGACCACACAGGAGAGCAAGTCCTGATAGTCACCACATGCCAATTCAGTTGAACCTCTACCTGTGGCAAGAGCTGGTGAGGTTCAGGGAATGACCACTCTGTCACCGAGGTTGAACAGAGCAACTCTACACGTGCATATTTTAACCTGGTAGTGTTACAGTGTTCTTCATTAACTGCAGTCTGATTTTCACCAGATTCTTGCTCTTTGACGCTGATATCATAAGCTTGACCCTTCACATGTTTTAATGAGCGGAAAACCTCTTCATCTACGCTCTTGTCTCCCATTTGCTCTGCCATCAAATCAGTTCTTTCACCCGTGTGTGAGTTTACCTTTGGAAAAATATCTACAGCTCGGTCTTTGCTGTGTTCCTGCACCTTTCTAATTTGATCACCTTTCAGCTCCTGCGCAACCGATTTGCTCTGAATTTGCTTCTCTGGGTTAGGTTTGTGGACACTTTGGACACTCTCCTGTTTCCTTTCAAGACAAGCTACCTTCTCTTTTACATTAGTTGTCACTTTGACTCCTCCAGGAGTCCTTTCATGAGAAAACTTCAAATCACTTCCTTTTCGTACAGTGGCCATGGTCTCAAACTTTTCCATGAGGGACGATAAGAAGTTCCCTCTTCCAATAAGTTTTGGTTTGATTGGCTGTTTCTTCAGCCCTTTCTGCTCTTTTTGCTCAGCCATGGCAAAATTGGCCACCATATCTTTCACACAGCCTtctttgttttgcagttttttggCTCTGTCCCTCTTGTGCATGCAATCCTTGCTGTCTTGGTGCACATTACCCAGCAGTCCTTTGCTGGAGGACAGAGTTCCTACCTCCCTCTGGTGGATGATAGGAGCTTTGGGTGTGGATCTTGTGAATTTGGATTGGAGCAACTGGAATGTGGTAAGACGCCGGGGTATTAAGTGTCCTGCTGTatgatttcctttgtttttttgtgtctcCGCCCAGCACTTTTCCGGGAAGTTTGAACTTGTCTCAGCAGTCTGTCCTTGGGttatttttaatgcttcagACAGCTGAACGATTTCACAGTTTGTCTGAAGTTGAGCCATTTTCCCTGAAGTCTCATTTCTCAGATCAGagcaatgtttgttttttgagtttctttgtgAAACTCTACCGGCATCTGGCATCTCCAGGTTTCTATTTTGGGTGGTCCACTTGGGCAGATCCTGTGTCAGGTATTGCAGGAGACTCTCAAGAATCCCACGGAGGACCGGACGGCATTTTGGATCTCTAACCAACTTCCTCAACGTACTGGCGTCTGGGCTCAAACTGGTTTTCTGAGAGTTTTGTCTACAGAAAATAGAGGACATGCAAAACTTAGCtaggtttttcctttttcttgaaACTGATTCCACCACTACTGCTTAAGCACAGTTGTTACAGAGAAGGGGGAGTATTATGTTAGCGTTGCAGTAGCTTTAAGGGAGTAATCTTCAGAATAACTTTAGATCTGTTtgactttgttttcattttttatttaatcagcaAGCAACAAACAATACTCCAGCAGTCATTCTAACCCTGCAGCAAAATGGACGAGGTCAAATGTTCAGGCTTGAAGCAAAGCAGCGTGAATTAGGTAATTAGTTCTGGAAGCTGTGAGGGCGGGTTGTGTAACAAGGAGGAAGTCTGATAGAATTATGAAGCTGTCCATCAAATTAAATGCTGTAGTGGAGATAAGGAGAGACGGGCACTttatatgtgacattttaattgtcatatcattttaataactgtgtAGTGGTGCTTTGACAATGTAGTGCTGAGAGTAGCATCAATAATCACAGTATAACAACACAAAATTACTATTCTACAACTTAAAAGTTAAAATCATCCCATAACTCATCCCATAAAATTAGATTCAATCTGGATTGAAAATGTAAACAGTTCATGTTAAAACAGGTTAGAAAAGAAATTAGGGATTATTATAGGGTCATTCTGTAACAGTTCATCAAATGCCTCCCATCTGACCATCACAGAGttgcctgaaaaaaaattatgtaacaTTTCAGGTCCTGCTGTCATTAGTTTTAAAACGAAGTATTTAAATGGATGAAGGTTGGCGtgcttttgtatgtttttctagcatcatTTTTGTGAGGGACTATTTTAAAATTGCATTATCTGGAAAACTGCTTGAGCAGTCcttcaagtcttttagggtaaaAGACTTGAATCCATGCTACTATGAGTATGGACTCTCAGGAGTGCAGCTCAAGTCAATATAGAGTGATGGCTGCTTGAAGTCCCTAAGTActagttttaattttaatttggaAATGGTTTCATACCTGGGGAATATCACACTGAAGTTGGATGAAaataagtttgtttgtttttttcatatttgagcTTTAATATCTGTGAGACTGTAATTGAAATAAATGTAGTGACCTGAAATTTTGCATAATTCTCAGTAAGAAGTcctggaactttttttttttttgggggggggggggggggggggggtaatggtGTGGTGGGaagttttttttatgctttttttatttaacgaCATGGAATGACCCTATAGGTTAGCTATTCTAAGGTAACTAAATGTCGTAAaggttaaaaatatttattcttgCCACTGCTCTGTCATTTCAGTATAAGTAAGGCATGTCATTGGAGCAGTTAGTATGTCAGGTCCtatagtgctgtgaaaaagtatttactcCCTTtctgatttcatattttttcgcatatttgtcacacagacatgtttcagatcatcaaacaaattttaatattagacaatgATAActtgaataaatacaaaattcatttttaaattattttatttattaagggaaaaaagttatGTAAACTTACAAACCTACctaggattttctggtagagcgCAGAATTCATGGTCCAGGTcctgaaacagcaaagcagccccagaccatcacactcccCCCACCATGTTtggttttatgccagatgttacgggactcaaaccttccaaaaagtttaacttttgtttCATAAGTCGatagaatattttcccaaaagtcttgaggATCATCAGGaggtttttttgttaaatatgaaGCAAGCCTTTgggttctttttgctcagcagtggttttctccttggaactctcctatggatgccatttttgtccagtctctttcttattgttgaatcttGAACTCTTCTGgcttcttttgtgacctcctgaatGAGTCGTTGATGCgttcttggagtaattttggcaGGCTGGGAAGCTTCACCAccgttccaagttttctccatttgtggataatggctctcaccatgattcactggagtcccaaagccttagaaatgggtttgtaaccctttccacaCTGAtggatgtcagtgactttgtttctcagctgtttcttcagatcatggcatgatgtgttgctttttgagatcttttagcataCTTccctttgtcagacaggttctatttaagtaatttcatgattcaacaggtctggtaGTAATCATGCCTGGGTGTGGCtggtgaaactgaactcagctgtCCACAAAATGCAGTTAATcgcagttaattcatgatttaataagagttttcacatagggccaggtgtgtttggatagcttttttctcttaataaataaaatcatcatttaaaaactgcattttgtatttgctcaggttatctttgactaatattaaaatttgtttgatctgaaacatgtaattgTGACAGTTAttcaaaaactaagaaatcagcaCTGTAGGTGTTGCATCACCATCAACTGAACATTTGactaatgtagaaaaaaaatgatgatccTACACAAAGCATTCCTGTCAGCTTTGTACACTGCATGGTCTGACCCACAATAAAAGGTTACTCATGACAGATCTGTACTTACTGAACCAGGGAAAATCAAGGATATCAGGACAAAAGTAGTAAGGCGAGGTGGGATAGTATTTAAAACTACTGAGATACTATAGGGTAGTATGAGACAGAGGGAAGCAGTGCCAGAGTCATGTGCAGTGTCACTGCTAGCCAGCGGAGTTCAGGCCACTGAAGATCAGTATTACTTGTCTATGCATTTCTCTGCAGATGATGCCTTGAACAGCGCCTCCCCCAGCTCCTCCAGGCGTTCTCTTTTGTCCACATTCTGGTACAGACCTGGGGGAACCTGGCTCAGGCCATACAGGAGGCCATAAAGACATGCTGCAATCAGGCCTGTGGCTTCACTCTCACCTATAATTAAGTCCAAAAGAGCACGTGTTaagtataatttaaaaaaaaaaatgcaggtccTGAAAGCTGCAGCTCTCACCTCCATGGAACATGCTTCGTTTACACAGCTCAGTCCAGTCACTTCCTGCAGCCAGAAGAGCATCGTAGGCGATCATGGGGGCATCGTGGCCTCTCCGGCCTGCACGGCCCTCTGAGCTCCAGCGCTTGTACATCTGTACCACCAGAGAAACAGAGTTAACAGGCGAGCAGCATACCCATTAGAGACTCTCATCTGTTGGCGTGAAACTCTGAAAGAAAAGCCTTACTTTGTCTGTCTCCTCAGCATCGTAGCGATCAGGGAACAAAGGTTTGTTCTGTCCCTCTTTCTCTATCTCTCGCTCTTCAAGGTAAAACTGCCACTTGGCCTCAAAATAGAACCAGTTTTCCTGATACTCTGTATAAGAATGTACATTCACACATCAGCTTTCACAGACACCTGGGCACACACTCAGTGTTTTTTCTCTAAGTCTAACCTGCCATGTGTCGTATAGTCTTTCTGCAGTACTCTGCAGCTTGAGGGATGACCTTCATGAGCTCACGACCCCATGCCACAAGAGGCTTCCCCTGGATAGCATAGGATGCAAACAGTGCCGTTGTCAGGGAGCCTAGGAAGCCTGAAGCCGCAAATGACATCACAAAACACCTGATCAGTCTGCTGACAGCTCAGACTCACCAGTTTCATTCATAATAATTTAGTGTCCATGGTGCTAAAATAGAAATACTAAACAGTGAACCAGAAGCTTAATTATCTGCCTGTCATTGCCTGATATCTTAGGGTTAGAAACTGCCAACATTATCACCTGTAGGGTGGTTGTGGGTCATTCTTCCAACCTCAATGCTGACCTCCACCAGGTTATCTAGTCTCTCTGGTTGCCAGTATCTCATGCCCACACACATGGCCTTGGAAGCTGCACCGAACCCAGACCCTGGACATAGACACATGTACGCACGTCCAGATACACATTTCTGTACTCTACCtccagctgtggtcagaagttcgCATCCACTCATCATTGGCATGATATGCCATGGTCATTTTgggattttaataatttatttgaactgttcttttcaagggtggaatgattgcatacatctttaatgacttaaaagaagaaaaaaaaacaagaaccgGGTGCACAAGTAATTTTTTTACTAATATTATATTAAATGTCCTTTAGCAAGATGCACCTTGACCAGACGATTTTGGTAGCCATccacaagcttctggcataattctggctgggtgTTTGACCACTGTCCCTGGCAGAATTgatagagttcatttaaattggttggtttcctggcatggacccagcttttaagcatagtccacaaataGCACTGTAGACAGGCTGAAAAAGAGTTAGAGCTCTGctgagccaagtattcctttaaccttaactagtaatggctttatgaatttcttcacaaataaaaatgtaaccaataataataataataatattgataTATTTCACTTATAGGCACCTTTCTGACACTCAAGTCCACTGAACAgtcaacaaacaaacattcaaacactgtaacataaacataaataatagTGAACAGTGATGTAATGAATATTAGACAGAATATGGTAGTTTACACAGATTTTTGAGTTGGGTTTTGAATATGGGAAGAGAGTGAACGTTCTGGATCCCATGGTGGTCAGACTGGCTGGTGGGACAGCAAGGTGGATGGCTATGGAGGACCTGAGGGAGCTAGTGGGTGGATGGCCTTGAAAATAAGAAGCGGAATCTTGTAGTTGATATGAATTTTTATAGGAAGCCAATAAAGTTGCTGAAGTATTGGAGTGACCAGTAGATGGAGTTCTGGTAATGATTCGGGCAGCAGCGTTCTGAAGCAGTTGGTGGCTGGATTTTTGAGGGAGACCAAAGAGCAGGGATCTGCAACAATTAAGATGGGGTCATTCTATATGAACTCAACCAATGGGTCCCCAGGTCACCAACTCAGatttgagtgaaaattattatAAAAGTACCTCTATGTGTATAATGAACACATGCAAAATTATAGGCCTCAGCTCCAAAGGGTTTTTGAGATATGGCCCTCCAAACACTGGGTGCCGTGCCCTATATTTGACCTCATGAATCATAATTTTCAATATTCTAATATTTCAACAGGCAATATGCTTAGCCTGAAAATTGGTGTCCTGGGTAATTTTGGCCCATACTTTCAGAATCTGGCATCATAAATGTTTTATCTTCTCTCTTTTGCAAGTTATTAACCCCTTAAAAACCAATATTTTTACAGGCAAAATCCAAATTTCTGATTTCAAAGTCCTCCCATGATGCCAGGATCTCTCTCAGAGACCACTTAATGCCATATTCCTATTGTTtcaggacaggtgtgtgtgtttggggaagCTCtgtagaaagcataaaattggaATTAAGGGACTCAGAAAAGGGTTCCGGGTGAAAACAATAACTTTTTTGCCTGTGCGGTTGGGCACCAAACCAAGGTAACGCTACTTGTTCGACATAATTTTACATATCTTAACTACATTTTCTCAAACGTTCTACTTGTTTTCTCATCtccttctttgttttataatcatttGAAATATAGGCATTTTTTACCAAACACGCCCTCTATAACCCCCATTTTTCCAGCATAATTCAAAGATTCTCACCCATACATCATTTCCAGATTTTGCTATAAACAGAATTGCATTGCtcacattttataaatgttGAATCATCTTCTAGCTAGGCATTGTGTGATAGCATCAGCTATTATTGGTATTGCATCATCCTTCACTGGTAGGCCTATTGCATCATACAGAAATGAAATAGGCCTACTGTGATTGCATCAGCTGTTAGTGACATTGAATCATCATTCACTGGTAGAAACAAAAGGTGCTCATTTAGCAAAATTGATGCAGATTCAGCATGGCCTCCAACAGGCATGGCAGGTGCAAAATAGGGCTCTCCTTAGATGAAGAttgtgataaaaaaaacaaaaaacatactgTACAAAAACAGGACGTATTGCAATAAAGCAGTTGCAAGTAGGAGACAGACAACTACTGAATTGGTGGTGTGGCTTCTCCatggatgaagatgatgaagtaTGTTTTCATCAGGAAACCaaagatttcttttatttaactttttttgtcaaaaacacTTTGTTCTAAGAGGATGATTCAACCTTATATGAAATGTGATGTAATTCTGTTTCTTTAGCAATGTCTGGAAATGAAGTATGGGTGAGAATCTTTGAATTATGCTGGAAAAAGAGATAATATAGGTgcttttggtaaaaaaaaaaacaaaaaaaaaaccctatatttcaaatgattataaaacaaagaaggaGATGAGAAAACACATAGAGGAAATGTAGTTAAGATATGTAAAATTATGTCAACCAAGTGGCATTACCTTGGGCAATTGCCCAGGTGCCCAACTGGACAggcaaaaaagtcatttttttcaccCGGAACCCTTTTCTGAGTCCCTTAATTCCAGTTTTATGCTTTCTACAGAGCTAATCttccccaaacacacaaacatgtgggAGATATTGCCTGTTGAAGTATTAGAAAATTGAAAATCATGATTCACGAGGTCAAATATAGGGCACGGCACCCAATGTTTGGAGGGCCATATCTCAGAAACTCTGTGGAGCTGAGGCCCATAATTTTGCATGTGTTCATTATACACATAGAGGTACTTTCataataattttcactcaaatCTGAGTTGGTGACCAGGAAGGATTTTAGCTTTTTGGTTGAGTTCATATGGAATGACCCAATGAGATGTGACTAGGGAATGAACCAGGATCCCAGGATGTGTTTGAGGGATGCACAGAGGTGGTTAATGTTATGAAGCTGGAAAAAAAGCAGACTGGGTGACATTGTTAATGTGACTATTAATGTAATTATAATGAGaggaaaattattcataaccatcccACAGACATATCATTAagtacagctactttcaatactaTTGATATCTTTCAAGccattagaccccattcctacaaaactgctcaaagaagtcctaccattaataaatgcttcaatcttaagtTTTATGAATCTATCTCTACATACTACATGCATACCACatgcttttaaggtggcagtaa is a genomic window containing:
- the adprhl1 gene encoding inactive ADP-ribosyltransferase arh2 — protein: MEKFKAAMVLGAVGDALGYRKGRWERCTSGKIIQEELASLGGLAALKLDPDNWPLSDAVLMHITTAEALSPDYWCLEDLYRELVRLYVEAMVSLQGRAPDPATVEACAHLKPHNFLLAWHTPFNEKGSGFGAASKAMCVGMRYWQPERLDNLVEVSIEVGRMTHNHPTGFLGSLTTALFASYAIQGKPLVAWGRELMKVIPQAAEYCRKTIRHMAEYQENWFYFEAKWQFYLEEREIEKEGQNKPLFPDRYDAEETDKMYKRWSSEGRAGRRGHDAPMIAYDALLAAGSDWTELCKRSMFHGGESEATGLIAACLYGLLYGLSQVPPGLYQNVDKRERLEELGEALFKASSAEKCIDK